The Hydrogenispora ethanolica region ACGATGATCCATCCCATCAAAAACCGGCGCAGTATTCGTAAATACCGCGACCAGGCGGTGCCGGATGATCTGGTGCTGCAGGTCCTGGAAAGCGCCAGATGCGCGCCTTCGGGCGACAATACCCAGCCCTGGCGGTTCATTGTGGTCCGGGAGGAATACACCCGGCAGAAGCTGGCGGAGGCCGCCCACAAGCAGGCTTGGATGATGATGGCGCCGGTCCATGTCGTCGCGGTCGCCGACATCCGGGTGCGGGTCCGGGACGGAGAGATCGCGCTTGATGAGACCAGCCCGGAGTGGGAGCTGAAGCAGATCATCCGCGACACGGCCATCGCCATGGAGCATCTGGTGCTGGAGGCGGAGAGCCTGGGACTGGGCACGTGTTGGGTGGCCTGGTTTACACAGGCGGCGATCCGGCCGCTGCTGAACATTCCGGCCGATAAGTACGTGGTGGGCATTATCACCCTCGGCTACCCCGACGAGGCGCCCCGGGCGCGGCCCCGCAAGAAGCTGGAGGAACTGGTCCGCTATGAACATTGGTGAGTCCGGGAGATGCCCGGCCGCTCCATGCCGCAACCCGGGGAGGTAAAAATGGAAGTTCTGGTTTGGCTCTTTAACGAATTTGAGACGCTGGACGTCTTCGGACCGGTGGAGGTCCTAGGAAAGCTGCCGGCGGTGACGGGGTTCCGCTTTGTCTCGCTGCATGGCGGAATCATCACCAGTTCGCAGAAGGTTCCCATCATCACCGAACGTTATCAGCTCCGGCGGCCCGATCCGGGATTCATTCTGTTGTTGCCCGGTGGTTTCGGCACCCGCCGGGAGGTCGACCATCCGCCGCAGCTGCAAGCTCTGCGCCAGTTGGTCGAGGCGGCCGGTTTTGTCCTGTCCGTCTGCACCGGCGCGGCGCTGCTGGCCAGGACCGGCTCGCTCGACGGCAAACAGGCCACCACCAATAAACGGGCTTTCGGCTGGGTGGCCGAGCAGGGACCCCAGGTGGAATGGGTCAAAAAAGCGCGCTGGGTCCGGTCCGGCAATCTCTACACCGCTTCGGGCGTATCGGCCGGAATGGACATGGCCCTGGGCTTCATCGCCGATCAGTTCGGGCAGGCCGTGGCGGAGCAGATCGCCGCTGGCATCGAATATTTGTGGAACCGGGACCGGGAAGCCGATCCGTTCGCGATGGATTAGAAGCCATGTGATAAAGTCTCCTTCCAACCGATTCAGCCCGGGAAAGGTTTGAAAATCTCTGAGCTTTTGTGTTCACCCTGCCCTTCGGACTGGGTTTATCACAACGCTTTTAGGGAAAAAAGGTGTTCGCCGAAGGGGGCCGCGATTTGGAAAACCTGCGGAAG contains the following coding sequences:
- a CDS encoding nitroreductase family protein; this translates as MIHPIKNRRSIRKYRDQAVPDDLVLQVLESARCAPSGDNTQPWRFIVVREEYTRQKLAEAAHKQAWMMMAPVHVVAVADIRVRVRDGEIALDETSPEWELKQIIRDTAIAMEHLVLEAESLGLGTCWVAWFTQAAIRPLLNIPADKYVVGIITLGYPDEAPRARPRKKLEELVRYEHW
- a CDS encoding DJ-1/PfpI family protein encodes the protein MEVLVWLFNEFETLDVFGPVEVLGKLPAVTGFRFVSLHGGIITSSQKVPIITERYQLRRPDPGFILLLPGGFGTRREVDHPPQLQALRQLVEAAGFVLSVCTGAALLARTGSLDGKQATTNKRAFGWVAEQGPQVEWVKKARWVRSGNLYTASGVSAGMDMALGFIADQFGQAVAEQIAAGIEYLWNRDREADPFAMD